One Oncorhynchus nerka isolate Pitt River unplaced genomic scaffold, Oner_Uvic_2.0 unplaced_scaffold_1424, whole genome shotgun sequence DNA window includes the following coding sequences:
- the LOC135568697 gene encoding protein CLEC16A-like has product MVRIAVRTITLNVYKVDNQHMLHYIRDKTAVPYFSNLVWFIGSHVIELDKCVQTDQEHRNRGKLSDLVAEHLDHLHYLNDILTINCEFLNDVLTDHLLNRLFLPLYVFSLVCPEQSEDRKINPQVSLSPHLITLTD; this is encoded by the exons ATGGTCCGTATCGCAGTCAGAACCATCACACTGAACGTCTACAAGG TGGACAACCAGCACATGCTGCACTACATTCGAGACAAGACGGCGGTCCCTTACTTCAGTAACCTGGTCTGGTTCATCGGCTCTCACGTCATAGAGCTGGACAAGTGTGTTCAGACGGACCAAGA gCATCGTAACCGGGGGAAGCTGAGTGACTTGGTAGCAGAGCATCTCGACCATCTCCACTACCTGAACGATATCCTGACTATCAACTGTGAGTTCCTGAACGATGTCCTGACAGACCACCTGCTCAACCGTCTGTTCCTGCCTCTCTACGTCTTCTCTCTGGTCTGCCCTGAACAG tcTGAAGATCGTAAGATCAACCCTCAGGTGTCcctctcacctcacctcatcacactCACAG attga